In Actinoplanes sp. NBC_00393, a single genomic region encodes these proteins:
- a CDS encoding substrate-binding domain-containing protein, with amino-acid sequence MSEEPLFQVQRHEHVLDELRRRGVVRVRDLARALAVSEQTVRRDITMLAARNLVTRVHGGATLPPQARPVNRPQPIGRTFTIGMVVPSLDFYWPPIIAGAKAAAAALGVTVQLRGSSYDPQEDRRQISRLVDAQQVQGLLLAPSLDTDDGGHMMHWIGRLPVPAILVERKPRHWASTPGRVEYVRSDHALGLQIAVHHLYEQEHRRIALMLAHGSPTSEHLMHGWATACAELGIPDATVIRESVALDDPGHHQLLHDNLLRCLRAGVTALIVHSDPHAIAVTRICAELGIGIPDDLAIVSYDDEIAHLADPALTAIRPSKNHVGRVAVELMVSRLLDGDRRPAQGIVVVPELVVRQSSLGRVRPGPVTRRFAGSAGDGGAVPAAGAADRAQPGPGVEV; translated from the coding sequence GTGTCGGAAGAGCCGCTGTTTCAAGTGCAACGCCACGAACATGTGCTTGACGAGCTGCGGCGCAGGGGCGTGGTGCGGGTCCGCGACCTCGCCAGAGCCCTCGCCGTCAGCGAACAGACCGTCCGCCGTGACATCACCATGCTGGCCGCGCGCAACCTGGTGACCCGGGTGCACGGCGGCGCGACGCTGCCGCCGCAGGCACGCCCCGTCAACCGGCCGCAGCCGATCGGGCGTACGTTCACCATCGGCATGGTGGTGCCGTCGCTGGACTTCTACTGGCCGCCGATCATCGCCGGCGCCAAGGCGGCGGCCGCCGCACTCGGGGTGACCGTCCAGTTGCGTGGCTCCAGTTACGACCCGCAGGAGGACCGCCGGCAGATCAGCCGGCTCGTCGACGCCCAGCAGGTGCAGGGCCTGCTGCTCGCCCCGAGCCTGGACACCGACGACGGCGGGCACATGATGCACTGGATCGGCCGGCTGCCCGTGCCGGCGATCCTGGTGGAACGCAAACCGCGGCACTGGGCCTCCACGCCGGGCCGGGTCGAGTACGTGCGCAGCGATCACGCCCTGGGCCTGCAGATCGCCGTGCACCACCTGTACGAGCAGGAACATCGGCGGATCGCGCTGATGCTCGCCCACGGCAGCCCGACCTCCGAGCACCTGATGCACGGGTGGGCCACCGCCTGCGCGGAGCTGGGCATCCCGGACGCGACGGTGATCCGCGAATCGGTCGCCCTCGACGATCCCGGCCACCACCAGCTGCTGCACGACAACCTGCTCCGCTGCCTGCGCGCCGGCGTCACGGCGCTGATCGTGCACAGCGACCCGCACGCCATCGCGGTGACGCGCATCTGCGCCGAACTCGGCATCGGCATACCTGACGACCTGGCCATCGTGTCCTACGACGACGAGATCGCCCACCTCGCCGATCCCGCGCTCACCGCGATCCGGCCGTCGAAGAACCACGTCGGCCGGGTCGCGGTCGAGTTGATGGTCTCGCGGCTGCTCGACGGTGACCGCCGCCCGGCGCAGGGCATCGTCGTGGTCCCGGAGTTGGTGGTCCGCCAGTCGTCACTGGGCCGGGTGCGGCCCGGCCCAGTGACGCGGCGGTTCGCCGGATCAGCGGGGGATGGCGGTGCCGTGCCGGCAGCCGGAGCAGCCGACCGCGCTCAACCCGGTCCAGGAGTTGAGGTCTGA
- a CDS encoding glycosyltransferase family 4 protein, producing the protein MIAAPVRIALLSYRSKPHSGGQGIYVRHLSRELVRLGHQVQVFSGPPLPDLDDGVGLTVLPSLDLYREPDPFRTPRFNEFRTPIDVLEWASMCTGAFPEPLTFSLRAWRHLRHRLGDFDIVHDNQCLGYGLLPLGRSGTPLVATIHHPITVDRDLELAAAPDWKRRLSLRRWYAFTRMQARVARNLPWLTTVSHAARDEIVEAFRVPAERLRVIGVGVDVDTFSPAEGSLADGEPAGTTTPRSARILAVASADVPLKGLAELIEAVAKLRTGRDVELVVVGSARPQGAAARAITRLGLDDVVRFVSGISDQELANLFRSATVAAVPSRYEGFSLPAVEAMACGVPLVVTTAGALPEVTGADGLASLHVPPGDVEALAAALGRLLDDEPLRRRLGENGRRRAVEHFTWRRTAIRTADWYAEAIAAKGR; encoded by the coding sequence GTGATCGCCGCGCCTGTTCGCATCGCCCTGCTGTCGTATCGGAGCAAACCGCACAGCGGCGGTCAGGGGATCTATGTCCGGCACCTCTCCCGGGAGTTGGTGCGGCTCGGCCATCAGGTGCAGGTGTTCTCCGGTCCCCCGCTTCCCGATCTGGACGACGGGGTCGGCCTGACTGTCCTGCCGAGCCTGGACCTCTACCGCGAACCCGATCCGTTCCGGACGCCGCGGTTCAACGAGTTCCGCACGCCGATCGACGTGCTGGAGTGGGCGTCGATGTGCACCGGCGCGTTCCCGGAGCCGCTGACGTTCTCGCTGCGGGCGTGGCGGCATCTGCGGCACCGGCTGGGCGACTTCGACATCGTGCACGACAACCAGTGCCTCGGGTACGGGCTGCTGCCGCTCGGCCGTTCGGGCACACCGCTGGTCGCGACCATCCACCATCCGATCACCGTCGACCGGGACCTGGAACTGGCGGCGGCACCGGACTGGAAACGGCGGCTGTCGCTGCGGCGCTGGTACGCGTTCACCCGCATGCAGGCCCGGGTGGCGCGCAACCTGCCGTGGCTGACCACCGTGTCGCACGCCGCCCGCGACGAGATCGTCGAGGCGTTCCGGGTGCCGGCCGAGCGGCTGCGCGTGATCGGCGTCGGCGTGGACGTCGACACGTTCAGCCCGGCTGAAGGAAGCCTGGCCGACGGAGAACCGGCCGGGACCACCACGCCGCGTAGCGCCCGGATCCTGGCGGTGGCCAGCGCCGACGTACCCCTCAAGGGTCTCGCCGAGTTGATAGAAGCCGTCGCCAAACTGCGGACCGGCCGCGATGTCGAACTGGTCGTCGTCGGGTCGGCCCGCCCGCAGGGCGCGGCCGCGCGGGCGATCACGCGGCTGGGCCTGGACGACGTGGTGCGGTTCGTCTCCGGGATCTCGGATCAGGAGCTCGCCAACCTTTTCCGGTCAGCCACGGTGGCCGCCGTGCCGTCGCGGTACGAGGGTTTCTCGCTGCCCGCCGTCGAAGCGATGGCCTGCGGGGTGCCCCTGGTAGTCACGACGGCCGGTGCCCTGCCCGAGGTGACCGGCGCGGACGGGCTGGCGTCGCTGCACGTGCCGCCGGGCGACGTGGAGGCCCTCGCCGCCGCGCTCGGCCGGCTGCTCGACGACGAGCCGCTGCGCCGGCGGCTGGGCGAGAACGGCCGCCGCCGGGCGGTCGAGCATTTCACGTGGCGGCGGACCGCGATCCGCACCGCCGACTGGTACGCCGAAGCAATCGCCGCGAAAGGCAGGTAG
- a CDS encoding class I SAM-dependent methyltransferase, translating into MLTVDYDRLDVRPGMRVLDLGCGEGRHTFEAYRRGADVVALDLNAKDLATTASWCTAMELAGEAPATASFTTIQGDLLSLPFPDASFDRIIASEVLEHIPDDATAIAELTRVLRPGGRAAVTVPRWLPERVCWALSDEYHANEGGHVRIYKEDELADRLRQAGLTVTGNGYAHALHSPYWWLKCAIGDAAPTKAYHRMLVWDIVDRPAVTRLLEQALNPLIGKSVVIYLEKYEVMADVGA; encoded by the coding sequence TTGCTGACCGTCGACTACGACCGGCTGGACGTGCGGCCGGGGATGCGGGTCCTCGACCTGGGGTGCGGCGAGGGCCGGCACACCTTCGAGGCGTACCGGCGCGGCGCCGACGTCGTCGCCCTGGATCTGAACGCGAAGGACCTGGCGACGACCGCGTCCTGGTGCACGGCGATGGAGCTGGCCGGGGAGGCGCCGGCGACGGCGAGCTTCACGACGATCCAGGGTGACCTGCTGTCGCTGCCGTTCCCGGACGCGAGCTTCGACCGCATCATCGCCTCGGAGGTGCTCGAGCACATCCCGGACGACGCAACGGCGATCGCCGAGCTGACCCGGGTGCTGCGGCCGGGCGGCCGGGCGGCGGTGACCGTGCCGCGCTGGCTGCCGGAACGGGTCTGCTGGGCGCTGTCCGACGAGTACCACGCCAACGAGGGCGGGCACGTGCGCATCTACAAGGAGGACGAGCTGGCCGACCGGTTGCGGCAGGCCGGGCTGACCGTGACCGGCAACGGGTACGCCCACGCGCTGCACAGCCCGTACTGGTGGCTCAAATGCGCGATCGGTGACGCCGCCCCCACCAAGGCCTACCACCGGATGCTGGTGTGGGACATCGTCGACCGGCCCGCCGTGACCCGGCTGCTGGAACAGGCCCTGAACCCGCTGATCGGCAAGAGCGTCGTCATCTACCTCGAGAAATACGAGGTGATGGCCGATGTCGGCGCCTGA
- a CDS encoding prenyltransferase, producing the protein MSAPDLPDVLSTGQILATVAGIAAEQQADGLIPWYAGGQADPWDHVEAAMALDVGGEHDRAQAAYDWLRRTQRTDGSWASRYDPGGVVADATAETNHAAYVAVGCWHHWLCTGDHGFLERMWPTVRRALDFVVGCQADAGQIWWAAGDQVALLTGCSSIHQALRRGTAIAELAGEPQPDWEFAADLLAAAIRDRPEVFADKSRFSMDWYYPILGGAVRGPVARQRIEQRWDEFVVPGRGAYCVADQPWVTGAETCELALALDAIGERSAARELVAAMQHLREDDGSYWTGLVLTDGVRWPVERTTWTAAAVVLAVDALHGQHPRSAIFRDAAEPNSAVPAQQPQ; encoded by the coding sequence ATGTCGGCGCCTGACCTGCCCGATGTGCTCAGCACCGGCCAGATCCTCGCCACCGTGGCCGGCATCGCCGCCGAGCAGCAGGCCGACGGCCTGATCCCCTGGTACGCGGGCGGCCAGGCCGACCCGTGGGACCACGTCGAAGCCGCCATGGCCCTCGACGTCGGCGGCGAACACGATCGGGCACAGGCGGCCTACGACTGGCTGCGCCGCACCCAGCGCACGGACGGGTCGTGGGCGTCGCGGTACGACCCGGGCGGTGTGGTCGCCGACGCGACCGCCGAAACGAACCACGCCGCCTACGTCGCCGTCGGGTGCTGGCATCACTGGCTGTGCACCGGCGACCACGGATTTCTGGAGCGGATGTGGCCGACCGTGCGCCGGGCCCTGGACTTCGTGGTCGGCTGCCAGGCCGACGCCGGGCAGATCTGGTGGGCGGCCGGCGATCAGGTGGCGCTGCTGACCGGCTGTTCGAGCATTCATCAGGCGCTGCGTCGCGGCACGGCGATCGCCGAGCTGGCCGGTGAGCCGCAGCCCGACTGGGAGTTCGCGGCCGACCTGCTGGCAGCCGCGATCCGCGACCGGCCGGAGGTCTTCGCCGACAAGAGCCGCTTCTCGATGGACTGGTACTACCCGATCCTGGGCGGCGCGGTGCGTGGACCGGTGGCGCGGCAACGCATCGAGCAGCGGTGGGACGAGTTCGTCGTACCCGGCCGCGGCGCCTACTGTGTCGCCGACCAGCCGTGGGTGACCGGCGCCGAGACCTGCGAACTGGCGCTGGCCCTGGACGCGATCGGCGAACGGTCCGCGGCCCGGGAACTCGTCGCGGCGATGCAGCACCTGCGGGAGGACGACGGCTCCTACTGGACCGGGCTGGTGCTGACCGACGGCGTCCGCTGGCCGGTGGAACGCACCACCTGGACAGCGGCAGCGGTCGTGTTGGCGGTCGACGCCCTGCACGGGCAGCATCCGCGCTCAGCGATCTTCCGCGACGCCGCCGAACCGAACTCAGCGGTCCCGGCGCAGCAGCCGCAGTGA
- a CDS encoding class I SAM-dependent methyltransferase — translation MLDADLLAAAAEATGFMPADEGAALAQAALAAPDGPILEVGSYLGKSTLYLAAAARVRGGKVVTVDHHRGSEEHQPGWEYHDPHLVDPAVGLIDTLPGFRRTIAAAGAEDVVVAVVARAEDVARLWATPLALLFLDGSHTDESAQRDLAGWAPHLTVGGVLAIHDVFADPADGGQAPYRIYRQALDSGTYTELTGQGSLRLLRRDR, via the coding sequence ATGCTTGATGCGGATCTGCTGGCGGCCGCCGCCGAAGCGACCGGGTTCATGCCCGCCGACGAAGGGGCCGCCCTCGCGCAGGCCGCGCTCGCCGCGCCGGACGGCCCGATCCTCGAGGTCGGCAGCTACCTCGGGAAGTCGACGCTGTATCTGGCCGCGGCTGCTCGTGTCCGCGGCGGCAAGGTGGTGACCGTGGATCATCACCGTGGGTCCGAGGAGCATCAGCCGGGCTGGGAGTATCACGATCCGCACCTGGTCGACCCGGCCGTCGGTTTGATCGACACCCTGCCGGGCTTTCGCCGCACGATCGCGGCGGCCGGCGCCGAGGATGTGGTCGTCGCCGTCGTGGCGCGCGCGGAGGATGTCGCCCGGCTGTGGGCGACGCCGCTGGCGTTGCTGTTCCTCGACGGCAGCCACACCGACGAGTCCGCGCAGCGCGACCTCGCCGGCTGGGCGCCGCACCTGACGGTGGGCGGTGTCCTGGCCATTCACGACGTGTTCGCCGACCCGGCCGACGGTGGGCAGGCGCCGTACCGCATCTACCGGCAGGCTCTCGACTCGGGCACCTACACCGAGCTGACCGGGCAGGGATCACTGCGGCTGCTGCGCCGGGACCGCTGA
- a CDS encoding DUF4034 domain-containing protein produces MISTLWLLLTRQIDTNPAQDDAALREACVQARYGTDTSLAREALARTRGSHNLRARYLRVLAESTAGGLGSRIDRGTGQVDTTAAWTDKWAAGFPTDPDAHLVRARSLQARAWEVRGDGWASTVSEQQWAEFHRLLHLADEVNDVAMQLAPQDPTPWATRLRMHIDLGAEPDEVDDTWEELTRRAPRHREGHVLKMTYHCRKWRGSHEQMFGFARSAAATARDGSPLHLLPVRAAAEWALWEQKRVDPQRSAEEIGELWRQDPVMQSELDTALSRWFHQPTSRQGADWLDDANFLAYGLARTGRHAEAAPVFAAIGKYVTGVPWGWWSDTRGADHFVRARRRARRAA; encoded by the coding sequence ATGATCTCGACCCTGTGGCTGCTGCTCACCCGCCAGATCGACACGAATCCGGCCCAGGACGACGCCGCGCTGCGCGAGGCCTGCGTGCAGGCGCGCTACGGCACCGACACCAGCCTCGCCCGGGAGGCGCTGGCCCGGACCCGGGGCAGCCACAACCTGCGGGCCCGCTACCTGCGTGTGCTGGCCGAATCGACCGCCGGCGGGCTGGGATCACGCATCGACCGCGGCACCGGCCAGGTCGACACCACGGCCGCCTGGACCGACAAGTGGGCGGCCGGCTTCCCCACCGACCCGGACGCCCACCTCGTGCGCGCCCGATCCCTGCAGGCCCGGGCCTGGGAGGTCCGCGGCGACGGCTGGGCCAGCACGGTCAGCGAGCAGCAGTGGGCCGAGTTCCACCGGCTGCTGCACCTGGCCGACGAGGTCAACGACGTGGCGATGCAGCTCGCACCGCAGGACCCCACCCCGTGGGCGACCCGGCTGCGCATGCACATCGATCTGGGCGCCGAGCCGGACGAGGTCGACGATACCTGGGAGGAACTGACCCGGCGCGCCCCGCGGCACCGGGAAGGACACGTGCTCAAGATGACCTACCACTGCCGCAAGTGGAGGGGCTCGCACGAGCAGATGTTCGGCTTCGCCCGCTCGGCCGCCGCCACGGCGCGGGACGGCTCACCGCTGCACCTCCTGCCGGTCCGTGCCGCCGCCGAGTGGGCGCTGTGGGAGCAGAAACGGGTCGACCCGCAACGCAGCGCCGAGGAGATCGGCGAGCTGTGGCGCCAGGACCCGGTCATGCAGTCGGAACTCGACACCGCGCTGTCCCGCTGGTTCCACCAGCCCACCAGCCGGCAGGGCGCCGACTGGCTGGACGATGCGAACTTCCTGGCGTACGGGCTGGCCCGCACCGGCCGCCACGCTGAGGCCGCGCCGGTGTTCGCCGCGATCGGCAAGTACGTGACCGGCGTGCCGTGGGGCTGGTGGAGCGACACCCGCGGCGCCGATCATTTCGTCCGCGCCCGCCGCCGCGCCCGCCGGGCCGCCTGA
- a CDS encoding glyoxalase: MTSVEHITLEVADATAAKIFYTDVLGLGAWVRVRASQEPTTGFRGFTLSLIVAQPANVNALVDAALAAGATAVKPAEKSLFGYGGVVRAPDGTIVTVASSSKKDTGPATRQIDDVVIQLGVADVAAAKRFYVESGLTVGRSFGSKYVEFAAPARTVRLSLLKRKALAKAAGVAVDGTGSHRIVLGGGTAPKTDPDGFAWEPARP; the protein is encoded by the coding sequence ATGACCAGCGTCGAGCACATCACCCTCGAGGTCGCCGACGCGACCGCTGCCAAAATCTTCTACACCGACGTCCTCGGCCTGGGCGCCTGGGTTCGGGTCCGGGCCTCGCAGGAGCCGACGACCGGCTTCCGCGGGTTCACCCTGTCGCTGATCGTCGCCCAGCCGGCGAACGTCAATGCGCTCGTCGACGCGGCGCTCGCCGCCGGCGCCACCGCGGTGAAGCCGGCCGAGAAGTCGCTGTTCGGCTACGGCGGTGTCGTGCGGGCCCCGGACGGGACGATCGTGACGGTCGCGTCGTCGTCGAAGAAGGACACCGGCCCGGCCACCCGGCAGATCGACGACGTCGTGATCCAGTTGGGGGTGGCCGACGTGGCCGCCGCCAAGCGGTTCTATGTCGAGAGCGGGCTGACGGTCGGGCGCAGCTTCGGGAGCAAGTACGTCGAGTTCGCAGCTCCCGCGCGTACGGTGAGATTGTCGCTGTTGAAAAGAAAGGCCCTGGCCAAGGCCGCCGGGGTCGCCGTGGACGGCACCGGATCCCATCGCATCGTGCTCGGCGGCGGCACCGCGCCGAAGACCGACCCGGACGGGTTCGCCTGGGAGCCGGCACGTCCCTGA
- a CDS encoding VOC family protein, whose translation MPIKTIIVPVRDLAAAKALYGTVLGVEPYADEPYYVGFRVGDQEIGLDPNGHNHGMTGPVGYCHVDDVTASLRAAVAAGWRTRQDVKDVGAGQLAAIVEDPSGNVLGLLQSFERNPS comes from the coding sequence ATGCCCATCAAGACGATCATCGTTCCGGTACGGGACCTGGCCGCGGCCAAGGCGCTGTACGGCACCGTGCTGGGCGTGGAGCCGTACGCGGACGAGCCTTACTACGTCGGCTTCCGGGTCGGGGACCAGGAGATCGGCCTGGATCCCAACGGCCACAACCACGGGATGACCGGTCCCGTCGGCTACTGCCACGTCGATGACGTCACCGCGAGCCTGCGCGCGGCCGTCGCCGCCGGCTGGCGTACGCGTCAGGACGTCAAGGACGTCGGCGCCGGACAGCTGGCCGCCATCGTCGAGGACCCCAGCGGCAACGTCCTCGGCCTCCTCCAGAGCTTCGAAAGGAACCCGTCATGA
- a CDS encoding ATP-binding protein: protein MSKQQATAGISPREAEILSLVGEHRSNAEIGAQLFISVRTVETHVSSLLRKLDAADRRALADIAAQLTRPSHTPVALPTPLSPFIGRARERDALQRAVTAHRQVSAVGPGGVGKTRLVLAVAADLTGVFPDGVWFVDLVPVTDPAMVAAAVAAALGLGEQQGRSIHDAVPAALTDRRALLVLDNCEHVADGVAPFVERLLVRCPQVSVLATSRARLMVPFEWVYQVPPLSLDGESDAVALFRDRAAAVGWTVSDAQAGQVADLCRKLDGVALAIELAAARLPTLGLDGLVLGLSDHLRLIVGGYRADDRHRSVRAISTGVRRCSPATTWPCCAGSRCSSPPSPPWPPRPSPASTRCLRATSSKAWHGSPIRACSA from the coding sequence GTGTCGAAACAGCAAGCCACGGCGGGGATCTCGCCACGCGAAGCCGAGATCCTCTCCCTGGTCGGCGAGCACCGCAGCAACGCCGAGATCGGCGCCCAGCTGTTCATCTCGGTGCGCACGGTGGAGACCCACGTGTCGTCGCTGCTGCGCAAGCTGGACGCGGCGGACCGCCGCGCTCTCGCCGACATCGCCGCCCAGCTCACCCGGCCCTCGCACACGCCGGTCGCCCTGCCGACACCGCTGAGCCCGTTCATCGGCCGCGCCCGGGAACGCGACGCGCTGCAGCGCGCCGTCACCGCGCACCGCCAGGTCAGCGCCGTCGGCCCCGGCGGCGTGGGCAAGACCCGCCTCGTCCTGGCGGTGGCCGCTGACCTGACCGGCGTCTTCCCCGACGGCGTGTGGTTCGTCGACCTGGTGCCGGTCACCGACCCGGCCATGGTGGCGGCAGCGGTCGCGGCCGCGCTCGGCCTCGGCGAACAGCAGGGCCGCAGCATCCACGACGCGGTACCGGCCGCCCTCACCGACCGGCGCGCCCTGCTGGTGCTGGACAACTGTGAACACGTGGCCGACGGGGTCGCGCCGTTCGTCGAACGGCTGCTGGTGCGCTGCCCGCAGGTGAGCGTGCTGGCCACCAGCCGGGCCCGGCTCATGGTGCCGTTCGAGTGGGTCTACCAGGTGCCGCCGCTGTCGCTCGACGGCGAATCGGATGCGGTCGCCTTGTTCCGCGACCGGGCCGCCGCGGTGGGCTGGACGGTCTCGGACGCGCAGGCCGGCCAGGTCGCCGACCTGTGCCGCAAGCTCGACGGCGTGGCGCTGGCGATCGAACTGGCCGCCGCCCGCCTGCCCACCCTCGGGCTCGACGGCCTGGTCCTGGGTCTCTCCGACCACCTGCGGCTGATCGTCGGCGGATACCGGGCCGACGACCGGCACCGCTCGGTGCGGGCCATCTCGACTGGAGTCAGGCGCTGCTCACCGGCGACGACCTGGCCCTGCTGCGCCGGGTCGCGGTGTTCGTCTCCCCCTTCACCGCCATGGCCGCCGCGACCGTCGCCGGCTTCGACCCGCTGTCTCCGGGCCACGTCGTCGAAGGCCTGGCACGGCTCGCCGATCAGAGCCTGCTCGGCGTGA
- a CDS encoding RICIN domain-containing protein: MYRKITTILALAVLALAGSLVTASKALAAGAQHIQNVQTGYCVDQHFNAAGATITVYTWTPCHNEGNQNWGWEAVGNGWYRVVNNRWDPATGLRWCLSAPEGAAETNRVYAEYCRADLPAKQRWSRLRVSPAGAAERYIIENARPGFLCMGQSSSDVTKAYVASCSSYANSARFRWTFW; this comes from the coding sequence ATGTACCGCAAGATCACAACGATCCTGGCCCTGGCCGTCCTGGCGCTGGCGGGCAGTCTCGTCACAGCGTCGAAGGCACTTGCGGCCGGCGCCCAACACATCCAGAACGTCCAGACCGGTTACTGCGTCGACCAGCATTTCAACGCCGCCGGCGCCACCATAACCGTGTACACCTGGACTCCGTGTCACAACGAAGGCAATCAGAACTGGGGCTGGGAGGCCGTCGGCAACGGCTGGTACCGGGTGGTCAACAACCGCTGGGATCCCGCCACCGGCCTGCGCTGGTGCCTGTCCGCTCCCGAGGGGGCAGCCGAAACCAACCGGGTGTACGCCGAATACTGCCGGGCCGATCTGCCGGCCAAACAGAGGTGGTCGCGGTTGAGGGTTTCACCGGCGGGAGCCGCGGAACGCTACATCATCGAGAACGCGCGCCCCGGATTTCTCTGCATGGGTCAGAGCAGCAGCGACGTGACCAAGGCGTATGTGGCTTCGTGCTCGAGCTACGCCAATTCCGCGCGGTTCCGTTGGACCTTCTGGTAG
- a CDS encoding DinB family protein produces MTTYSRTKEFEGATFVKASFKGATLRFSDVSGVTMRGVDVDGLDIDSHDLFFGSLFVNGVDVVPLVDAELNRQFPGRELQKAQTPEGLREGWVAVQSAWQTTVAGTPPDLVDAHVEDEWSLAQTLRHLILATDAWLRGAILRVPQPFHEIGQIFSGAGEMGFDMSIFRVDPPAYTEILEVRAERQRLVADFLATATPELLAEQRENPWGGGDWRPSVGDCIRVILEEEWAHLRYIRRDLARLR; encoded by the coding sequence ATGACGACGTATTCCAGAACGAAGGAGTTCGAGGGCGCGACCTTCGTCAAGGCCAGTTTCAAGGGCGCCACCCTGCGGTTCTCCGATGTCAGCGGTGTGACGATGCGCGGCGTAGACGTGGACGGACTCGACATCGACAGTCACGACCTGTTCTTCGGCAGCCTCTTCGTCAACGGGGTCGACGTGGTGCCGCTTGTGGATGCCGAGCTCAACCGGCAGTTCCCGGGACGCGAACTGCAGAAGGCGCAGACACCCGAGGGACTGCGCGAGGGATGGGTCGCCGTGCAGTCCGCGTGGCAGACGACGGTGGCGGGCACGCCGCCGGACCTGGTGGACGCCCACGTCGAAGACGAATGGTCCTTGGCCCAGACCCTGCGGCACCTGATCCTGGCGACCGACGCCTGGCTGCGCGGCGCGATCCTGCGGGTGCCACAGCCGTTCCACGAGATCGGCCAGATCTTCAGCGGTGCCGGCGAGATGGGCTTCGACATGTCGATCTTCCGTGTGGACCCGCCGGCCTACACGGAGATCCTCGAGGTGCGTGCCGAGCGACAGCGGCTGGTGGCCGATTTCCTGGCGACGGCCACCCCGGAGCTACTCGCTGAGCAACGCGAGAACCCGTGGGGCGGCGGTGACTGGCGTCCCAGCGTCGGTGACTGCATTCGCGTGATCCTGGAGGAGGAATGGGCGCACCTGCGCTACATCCGACGGGATCTTGCTCGTCTGCGTTGA
- a CDS encoding RNA-guided endonuclease InsQ/TnpB family protein → MARRAYVFLLRPTSGQVQRAFACIEDHRILYNAALEERRTAYRKAGVTIRYGQQSGQLKEIRRADLQGQGRWSFSSQQATLRRLSKAFDGFFRRVKAGQAPGYPRFKGRGRFDSVQWPKDGDGCRWNCTPDSDHVRVYLQGIGHVKVRAHRKVEGRVKTITLKRAGKRLYVVLSCDDVPALTLPQTGSKAGIDMGVVSFLTTSDGRHEPNPRFVQTMAGELAAAQQALSRKTRGSHNRAKARAKVAAIHTKIRRQRADFHHKSALTLVRAHDVIAHEKLRIDNMTRSASGTVTEPGTNVAQKSGLNKSILDAGWAAFLRILTAKAESAGRTTIAVDAAHTSQTCPECGHAAKQNRRTQAEFACQGCGYTDHADIVGAINVLRRGLASQPEPVKV, encoded by the coding sequence GTGGCGCGGCGTGCGTACGTGTTCCTGTTGCGTCCCACTTCGGGGCAGGTGCAGCGGGCGTTTGCCTGCATCGAGGACCACCGGATCTTGTATAACGCGGCCCTGGAGGAACGGCGGACCGCTTATCGCAAGGCGGGGGTGACGATCCGGTACGGGCAGCAGTCCGGGCAGCTCAAGGAGATCCGCCGCGCCGACCTGCAGGGACAGGGCCGTTGGTCGTTCTCGTCGCAGCAGGCGACGTTGCGGCGGTTGAGCAAGGCGTTCGACGGTTTCTTCCGCCGGGTGAAAGCCGGGCAGGCGCCGGGCTATCCGCGGTTCAAGGGTCGCGGCCGGTTCGATTCGGTGCAGTGGCCGAAGGACGGGGATGGCTGCCGGTGGAACTGCACCCCGGACAGCGATCACGTACGGGTCTATCTGCAAGGCATCGGGCACGTCAAAGTCCGCGCGCATCGCAAGGTCGAGGGCCGGGTCAAGACGATCACGCTCAAGCGTGCGGGCAAGCGCCTGTACGTGGTGCTGTCGTGCGACGACGTGCCCGCCCTGACGCTGCCGCAGACCGGCAGCAAGGCCGGGATCGACATGGGTGTCGTATCGTTTCTGACCACCAGCGACGGCCGGCACGAGCCGAACCCCCGGTTCGTCCAGACGATGGCCGGTGAGCTGGCCGCCGCGCAGCAGGCCCTGTCCCGCAAGACGCGGGGTTCCCACAACCGGGCGAAAGCCCGCGCGAAGGTCGCGGCGATCCACACCAAGATCCGCCGGCAGCGCGCCGACTTCCACCACAAGAGCGCCCTCACACTGGTCCGCGCCCACGATGTGATCGCCCACGAGAAGCTGCGCATCGACAACATGACCCGCTCGGCGTCCGGGACAGTGACGGAGCCGGGTACCAACGTGGCCCAGAAGTCCGGGCTGAACAAGAGCATCCTGGACGCGGGCTGGGCTGCGTTCCTGCGAATCCTGACCGCCAAGGCTGAAAGCGCCGGACGGACCACGATTGCCGTGGACGCTGCCCACACCTCCCAGACCTGCCCCGAGTGCGGGCACGCCGCGAAACAGAACCGCCGCACCCAAGCCGAATTCGCCTGCCAGGGCTGCGGCTACACCGACCACGCCGACATCGTCGGCGCGATCAACGTATTGAGACGCGGGCTGGCGTCTCAGCCCGAACCCGTCAAGGTTTAG